Part of the Epinephelus fuscoguttatus linkage group LG24, E.fuscoguttatus.final_Chr_v1 genome, GTGTTGCCTGTTTATTCAAAGCCTGATATAGATATGCTTCTGTTCCATAGAGCTCCGTCGCTGTCAAGACAATATTATAAATACATCAGTGAGCCATGCGCAAGAAGTTCCCTCCTTACATGTACAAATTGTTCCGTCGAGGAATacaaattgtattttatttatttttttatttttttatttaaaaatttcAGATTTTAATTTTTCAGAGCTGTAGGGGCTCCATAGTTTTGGGAgatttttgaatttttaaaatacaagCATTATAGGCTCTTGACCTGTTCTGCAGCCATAGATATGTTGATTTGGAAAGTCTTAAGAAACAATGATGCATTATTGGTGTGAGTCTGATGACACTTTTCCTTCTTTTCCAGGGTCAATTGTTCCTTCtattttaaaattggtgctTGCAGACATGGAGACCGCTGCTCGAGATTGCACAACAAACCAACCTTCAGCCAGGTGAGGATCCCACCACAAGTTTTTCTACCAAAATAATGGCTCTTTATCCCATGGTCTCGTTGAATActtgactctgattggctgcagggtgtccattAGGTAAGGGATAATGCCTGacaaggtgtccattatcagaaaTTAATGGCCGGCGTGAAGGCATGAGCCGTCTGACATGCAGACACCTCGTTGGGCATTTTCCCTAAATAAACTGCACGAACATGTAACACTTTTCTGCCTTAACAGATGAGGCGATTTTCAATTTGCCtctcattcacccattcacacgcGTACTGACACACTATTCacacaaataatacaaaattacatacatacaaaatTAAAGTATCCTaatcaaataaaacagcagtttttttctgtttgttcgGATAAGACgctgtgaaaaaaatgctttggaGCTGCACCCAAGCCTGTTCTGGCATCCtgttggctaaaatgttggtgacgttctaatgtaaacaaacacaagcaaTATCGTACCATATACAGGTGTGACCTAGATAATTTTTGTCAACCTCGATAAGTTCATAACCCAATTATTGTGACTCATCGAGGCACACACCCAAATCACAAGTCATGTTGCAAACTAAACCAGTGAAGACTGTGTGGAAGCTCTTAACTCATGCAGCCGatctgtttgaaaaaaaatgtcatattcaCTTATTAGATGAAACGCTGAATTGGGATATTGACTGTGTAATCTCTCAGACATGGTCTGCTTCATGTGGCATTAGAGTTAAAAGTGTTCATATGCACTGTAGATGAGTTACttcaaaagtttgtttttagttGTTAAGTAGGAGTACtgtgtgtgcaaaatgttgTGTTCATATTTTGCAAACCTCTGCTAATTTTCTAGTTAATGTGTCAGCAATTActtatggttaaaaaaaactgccCTTATTCTGAAACAAAACTGTACCAGACATGTCATTATCGTAGCTTTCTCCTCAGTTTCAAGGATTTTGTACGTGCGTGACTGTCATAAAGATGTAAACAAGCTAAAATAGAGTTTGATATAATCAGAAATAGTGCACCGCTAGACATTCATCAAAGAATCCTGTCTGACCAAATGCGTTTTTGTTCTTTCCCCTGCAGACTATCTTGATTCAGAACATCTACCGTAATCCCCAGAACAGCGCACAGACGGCCGACGCTTCTCGCTGTAAGTTAAACATATGTCAGCAACCTCCCTTTGTATTACCTTGAAGTGGTGTTCACATATAACAGGTGTGAGGTGCTGCTTCAGCCCTGTTAGCTGGAGACCCAGCTGTGACCTTTTTATCTCCTAAGTATCCCAGACTAAATATTGAGTCATGCATCGGTCATTACCTAATACCAACGAAAAGCACACATGCTTCTGTTTTTCAACCTTGTGTAGCCGAGCATTCACGCCGATACACAAACAGTACATACAGCCTGTGTAGATTATGGCAGAACATCTAGAACTGTGTGTTGTTGGAGTGCGCAGTAAATACGCTGAGCCCAGTCGAGTAGAGTTGAAGCAGTACCTCGCACACAGGTAAGTGTGTAATGGGCAGCGGGGCCTTAGTGTTTTTATATTGGGCCCCATAATTGAATTATGCCTCCAGTGAATTTGAAAACATTGCATTCACTCTGCCATTGACACAAGAGGCGTTCTTTACTTCAGCATCACAAAATGACTGTTGATCCAGTGAAATGTCCTCTGTCAGCACCCTTCTTTGTCCCTTAAATAATCCACAGGTGCCGTTATATTTCATAATCAAGTCTAACAATtagagttttattttaatttaggttgttttcatttaaatgtgCCACAAATTAGGACAATTTAAAGTCTTAGGAGGTCATTCTCTTCCTTTCAGCACAGGGCTGGGCAATAAAATGATCTCAAAAGGGGATCGTGATAACATTTATGTCAATATTGATGATAAGCTTTTGACAATTTTACTCCATGCACCGAAACAATGTCTGTATacaggacagctggcaggatgggatcatgggcAGCATGGGATGTTTTGACGATGTGTTACGTGTGCGACCCATCACAGGAGATTAAAAAAAGGAGCTTTTAGCAATTAGCAGCTAAGAACAGTGGTCGAAAATTATCACAAATTGGGGAAACAATGAGTTCAAGGTGccccttaccctctgagcagaggacaagatcagccgccatGTAACAAAGATGATAAATTGTTGTTGCTGGTATGTTACGCCATTGTTATAGTTTATTAAGCGCTGTCGATCCCTGTGTTCTATGTCACACTAGTTTCCGACACTGTTAAATGTAATGTCACGTCTCTTTTGATTACGCAGTGCTGGCATGCaacctaaaatcacacactggggcagAATGATGTTGCCGTCATTTGgtcctgtgtaaaaatgcaaatgcgGTATGaggaagggactttgtagcagccTTATAGTGCAATCTCTGTAAAACTATCATTATCCATATGTGCAACCAATCGATCAATGTGGATAATTATCGTGAGACTATTTTTGCCTTATTGTCCAGCCCTATTTCAGCCTGTTATTACATAGACAACTCTGGAGACTAATTTACCAGGGAAGGTGATCCATTattgtgaatgagtgaatgagtaGCTCATTTATAGCTTAGTTGTGTTTTGCAAGGTTGTGTCCGAGCAGTAAAGTTTTAAATTAAGTTTGGTGTTTTATTTAATGCattaatcaaaaaacaaaaaaaccctgaaagTTATTTTACCTTGTTTGTATAGATCATAGCCTCCTCACTcttaatcaaatcaaaatctTTGATCCACAATCTCTTACATTAAACGGGACTTAAATCTAGTATACACACTTAGAGCCTAAACTTGGAGCCCATTCTCAGACCTGTAATATTAAGAAACGTAAAACAAACCCTGAAAGTTGGGTAAAAGGAATGAATATCTGAAAAACAGTGAGGGCTACAGACACTGAGCTTCAACTTTATCCATCACATATTTAATTACCCAGGACTTATGATATGTGATAACAAAGGGCCGCAATTTACTGATAGAAAAATTTCTAATcaaatttttttcttcctcagctctttattttgatttatgtcACAGAAGTTTACGTTTTGTATTTCAGACCATTTCCCTCTTGAACATTTACCTTCATAACCTTCAAAACTCTGCCCAGTCTGCTGATGGTTTACACTGTAAGTTCTCCCTTCATCCGCAGGACCCTCCAGCACTGACTGCACTTAATTTACTGTATCACACCTCCCCACATATAATTTGGCTTAGTGCAGGAACATGTCCTCTAGAGATGTCTAGCACATCACATCCTTTCCTGGAGAATAGAATAACAGGCCACATGCTGTTCTGCATGTTTTCCTGGCCGAACTCACTACCTGAGTCTGTGTCGTGCAATAACGTGCACAACTTTGTGTCAGATCTTTTCATTTTGCTCTTGTAAAGCAGACGTGTTAAAAAGCTTTAAAGCTATGATTAACTTATTGTTTCTTTGTTCCTTGCATTACACTTAAAAGGGTAacctctgtatttttcaacctggaccctattttctcatgtttttgtgtctaagtgactaatggaacaacaatttttgaaattggttgaGCACTGAGGGAGAGCACTGCAGCTAGCAGtcataaaacaggctgcaatgtaatcactCCAGGCAAATAagcactgtcaatttacgtccactgaaagtgtttgtttttaccacaaacgggctcagattgttgttttaagtgtctgacaacattatggaaataaCTTcaacagagatagacctttttgtttgagtaagattatttttgtttaaccacaaACAGCTTTGAAATGGCTATCACCATTCAAATAAACTGTACTTTTACTGTgaatagagccagcatattttcacatctaactaaATTAAGTTTTTTTAGTTAGTAACTTAGCACTAACTTCCTGAAAAAGTTAGGAAATTAATAGCATGGTTTTCCAAGCCTGGAAATGATTTGGAATTAAAAGAATGTTTGggaaaaaaacttaaaacatgtttaatgttACACTAAATATGTCCCTGTATTACTAAATTTAAATCTAGACCTGCGTTGtgtgctctgtctctgtagggatcctctccataatgttgtcagtcACCtaaaataatctgagcctgtcagcaaACATGctccaagtggttacattgcagcctgttttgcccCTTCAGCTTCAGTGCTTCAAAAATTGTTGTGCCCATTAGTCAcctagacacaaaaacatggggaaagagtattcaagttgaaaaaacaGAAGTTTCAGTACACAATTTTTGCTTCTGAGTCATGGAAGCAGGTTTCTACTAGTGTTGTCCTCAACCTAGGAAGATGTCCTTCATGTAGTAGCCAGAGATTGTCATGAAGTAGTTGATAAGCTAGCcgtaaaaacacaacatgatgGTAATGTAGTTACACAAACAGAGGGTAAAATACTGGCAGATCATTTGAAGTAAAGCAGTTAACCAGGAGAAGGCTAAGAGGGGCCACCTGTAGTTCTTACTTTGCTTCTGTAAAATAGGTTTAGAGAGAGTAGACTGTTTCTCCGGCAACAAATAACATACAGACTCTTCATCTTTTTTGATCGATGTTTGCAGGGTGTCACTAACATAGCAAGATGTATCAGTTAGATTTGTTTGCTAAAAGCTACACGGTCCATTTGAAGACTCTTTTGCCACCAGCGTCCGCTTTGCCCTGACTGTCCCTTTGTTGACATTCTGTAGGTGCCGTCAGCGATGTGGAAATGCAGGAGCACTATGATGAGTTCTTTGAGGTGAGCGACCTTTTGTGCTGGCGTCTCGTCTTCACTCCACTTTGCACGGTGTGATGTCACTACTGCGTTATCTGCTTTTTGTTGAAACATTGCAACCAAAAGGAGCATCATGACATTGCCAAAATTTATTCAGTTTGTGCTGAGGCAAGAGTCATTTAGGAGCCAGTATGTACTCAGCTGGAATACACAACAGCTGCTTTTGCAGGTGGACAATGCCAGGTAgtatagataaaaaaaataaattataaaaattgTGCTTTTATTGGTATAAAAAGTAgctattttcttcattttattttcttgtttcttaATTGTGACCGTGTTTTTGAGTCCTGAATATAAAGCTAAAATCTTTCTAGATAATCTGTGGATAAAACTACCTATGATGACATTGCTCAGCTTCATTTGCaatgaaaagaaatgtgttGCTGAACCAGGCGGTCTGTCAATACAAAGGTCATGCCAAAACATAATCTCCAAACCGTTATATAATAAACTCACCCTTCATTATAAAAGGATGTTTTAATAAGGGGTGTTGGCTGAACTGTTACAGTAACTCCACACAACAGTCACTCACTaatatgcagtgtgtgtgaacCAGTTGCACATAATAATTGTTTATTTTCGATATCCAGCCTGTGTCTGATCATTACATCTGCAGGGTTTCACCCACAGGAAACTGGTCAGCAAACAAATGAAGCATTATTTTGATGGATTTTGCAGATACTGAGCTTTGGATATTGCATTTGGCCATATTGCAATTTCAGtaatattttgattaattgtgcagccctagagggaaaaaaaactctcCATTCCAGCAGGTGGCGGTATTCTGTATTcttcattcaaaaagggaaaccagaggaccagcaggacagattcaagacgCTAGATCTTTTGTATTATAAAAGGACTACAACTTGCATGAGTGGACGAAAAAAAGAACCTTGATAAGAACCTGTCGGAGAGATAATTGTTCCTTCTGTCTCTTATTCCCGACACAGGAGGTGTTcacagagatggaggagaagtacggagaggtggaggagatgaatgtgtgtgataaCTTGGGCGACCACCTTGTCGGCAATGTCTACGTCAAGGTTGGTGATTGATCTGAAATGTATTCACAAGACAGGTGGAGCTGACACAATTGAGATTGTACGAATGGATGTGGTATGTGTGCCTCCTGTGTGCAGTTTCGCCGCGAGGAAGATGCAGAGAAAGCGGTCATGGACCTGAACAATCGGTGGTTCAACGCCCAACCCATCCACGCCGAGCTCTCCCCCGTCACTGACTTCAGGGAAGCTTGCTGCCGCCAATATGAAATGGGGTGAGTGTAATAGATGTTTTTAATATAACAAACTGTACAATATTGTGCTGAGATAGCAACTAAACAACAGTGCAAAGGGCTTAatgtaaaatgtctttattgCAACTAGTGCAAAAGCGTCCTCCAATTACATAAagtgtttaaataaatgtaatgaaaTTTTAAGTTGGTGCAGGGCAGAGGAAATTTTGTTGATTGTCTTGCCTGCATTTTAACAGCAGCCGAGCAGAGaacttctgtttttcctcttgcGTTGCCCAATCAACAGATAGAAAACTAGAAAAACGGGAAATCTCAAAAGGATATTACACAGTCTGGACACTGTTCTCCACTGGCTGAAGTTTCCATGCTGACGTCCTCCTGATATTAGCAGTAATCGCCATATGAGTGCAGTTcaaagcagcagtgatgagcTAGACAGTGGGATACAGACACGcactagtctcgctcaccagacctttctcaagaaaagaaaggtctggctgggccgactctcactttgagattggagaaaaaaatgccccgactgcttgtatttctttcaaccaatcacaatcattctgggcggtgccacagcaacggtgcgcttgcaaaaatattgccggggggaaacaggttttggtgtaacacgcccacaaaaatatcgcctacaggacgcgaaccatggcagaaaaatggctacgtccccgcaagatcaaacaccgcaaaagttagtaaaggaagtgttgaaaacggttgaaaactgctacacaaccggaggtggtagggcgggacttcagcggatGGTTCgttctgcccaatgagaggctgatctatgcagcgaacttctgcccactcagactagacACGCACTAACATGCATGAACAAAAGGACCggcagagaagctcagattacaacacacacaggtcgtGTGACATCATTCTCTTCTCAGGAAGTGTTACTCCACtctctttacatagcaaatagttgtttgctgcagtAATAGTGCTCTGAACATTCCAGCATACAGAATTTTTAACACAAATGGATtataaaacaactaaaaatcAATGCTTCTGCTGCTTCCGCCACACATTGTTTTACTGGAGAAGCTTTTACACTTTGTGCATCTGTGTGAAGGCAGAAAAAGATGTGTTGCAGGCAGCAGGGTAGTGAGGTGGGAAGAGAGTCAGCCCTGCAGCTATCCCAGATAAAGCTCCACTATTCATCCTGCAGCTAAGGCTGGATTACTAACCGGGTAAAGAGGGCAGTGGAGGGGCCTCGAAAGCTCCAGACTTACTGGGTGTAAACTGCTTTGTGCTCATTTAATTGCCAGCTTGTTAGGGAGTATGCACAACTGAAGCACAGTATCAAGAGACATGATAAGAGCCTGGTAGGTAAAAACGGCCATGCCAGCAGCTAGATAAAACTTCAGCTCGCACGTGTGTCCTTCAGCGAGGCACTGAAACCGTACCCAGCTGCATGGGCACCGTGTGATttataacattttgttttaaatgcaaGATAAACTTTGTCCTTGCAAAGTGGGAGGAAACTTGTGCCCCTCTGCTTTATGAGACTCTGTGTTTTTCCGTTGGATCAGGAGTTGTTTGCTCTG contains:
- the LOC125885228 gene encoding splicing factor U2AF 35 kDa subunit-like, giving the protein MAEYLASIFGTEKDKVNCSFYFKIGACRHGDRCSRLHNKPTFSQTILIQNIYRNPQNSAQTADASRCAVSDVEMQEHYDEFFEEVFTEMEEKYGEVEEMNVCDNLGDHLVGNVYVKFRREEDAEKAVMDLNNRWFNAQPIHAELSPVTDFREACCRQYEMGECTRGGFCNFMHLKPISRELRRELYGRRRKRHRSRSRSRERRSRSRDRRRDRERPRRSRDRERSGRF